In Wolbachia endosymbiont of Spodoptera picta, a single window of DNA contains:
- the mutS gene encoding DNA mismatch repair protein MutS, producing MNLIREKNTPVMEQYLNLKAQYTDHLLFYRLGDFYELFFDDAIKAAKLLNIVLTKRGNSNGQEIPMCGVPAHSSESYLHKLIDLGFKVAICDQLETADEAKKRGYKSIVKRDVVRVVTPGTIIEDSLLEDKSNNYLASIVEQNDEYAISWLELSTGKFFHTLTSLKALDSDLLRISPRELLISEKFIEDEKIRSILKNYKISITQHVQSFFEYSKSHRTLCEFYKIRELGSIGNFSKVEIMACGALLEYVRVTQRCSIPRLEFPKTYKQQNFMLIDASARRNLELFSTQFGEKKGSLISVIDHTVTASGGRLLKQMLASPLACSKAINLRLNTTQFFVNNYEPRRKIREILSNIPDIERSLSRLILGRGSPKDMNLLKIGLGKTLELSEFLSTLHNYCLSEEPAANSQMSFQCLNREKSTTQVISSNESELSTIHKSLGNHKDLFELLNSAILDNNLSSVKEGGFINPKYDQELSELYYILNNSNKLVTKLRESYRDLTGIAALKILHNNILGYYVEVSANHKITSDIFIHRQSLANSMRYTTNELKELENKILTARDAAIGLEVKIFSELCSKVAKESEKIALTANALAKLDIRATFAELAVQNNYVKPIIDDSKEFNICSGRHPVVEVNDKFISNSINLAGIHLITGPNMAGKSTFLRQNALIAVLAHMGSFVPAESAHIGVIDKIFSRVGATDNITAGYSTFMVEMIETATIVNQATDRSLVILDEIGRGTGVYDGLSIAQAVIEHIHNINKCRAIFATHYHELTKVGEYLEDVKCFCMKIKEWKGEVIFLHEVIEGIADESYGIHVAKLAGFPDSVLNRAREVFEELKA from the coding sequence ATGAACTTAATAAGAGAAAAAAATACCCCTGTAATGGAGCAATATTTAAATTTGAAAGCTCAATACACGGATCATCTATTGTTTTATAGACTGGGCGATTTTTATGAATTGTTTTTCGATGATGCTATTAAAGCTGCGAAATTGCTGAATATAGTGCTAACCAAGAGGGGCAATTCAAATGGACAAGAAATACCAATGTGTGGAGTGCCAGCACACAGTAGTGAGTCTTACCTGCACAAGCTAATAGATTTAGGATTCAAAGTAGCAATCTGTGACCAATTAGAAACTGCTGATGAAGCAAAAAAGAGGGGCTATAAATCCATAGTAAAACGTGATGTAGTGCGAGTTGTAACTCCAGGTACAATTATAGAAGATTCACTACTGGAGGATAAAAGCAATAATTATCTCGCATCCATAGTTGAACAAAATGACGAATATGCTATTAGTTGGCTTGAATTATCGACGGGAAAATTTTTTCACACTTTAACGAGTTTGAAAGCTCTAGATAGTGATTTATTGCGTATATCACCAAGAGAATTATTAATTTCTGAAAAATTCATTGAGGACGAAAAAATTAGATCGATTTTAAAAAATTATAAAATATCAATTACACAACACGTACAGAGTTTTTTTGAGTATAGTAAATCTCACAGAACGTTATGCGAGTTTTATAAAATCAGGGAACTTGGAAGTATAGGAAATTTCAGCAAAGTAGAAATCATGGCGTGCGGTGCACTGCTTGAATATGTCAGAGTAACACAAAGGTGCTCCATTCCAAGGCTTGAATTCCCGAAAACCTATAAGCAACAAAATTTCATGCTTATTGATGCTTCAGCAAGGAGAAATCTTGAGTTATTCTCAACTCAATTTGGTGAAAAGAAAGGTTCACTAATTTCAGTTATTGATCACACAGTTACAGCTTCTGGTGGACGCCTGCTCAAACAAATGCTTGCTTCACCACTTGCTTGCTCCAAGGCAATCAATTTGAGGCTCAACACCACTCAATTTTTTGTAAATAATTATGAGCCACGTAGAAAAATACGAGAGATATTATCTAACATTCCGGATATTGAGAGGTCTTTATCGCGCTTGATACTAGGACGTGGTTCGCCAAAGGATATGAACCTATTAAAAATAGGCCTAGGAAAAACTTTAGAGTTATCTGAGTTTCTGTCTACCTTGCATAATTATTGTTTAAGTGAAGAACCGGCAGCTAACTCTCAGATGTCATTCCAATGCTTGAACAGAGAAAAGTCTACTACTCAGGTGATAAGTAGTAACGAAAGTGAACTAAGCACAATACATAAAAGTCTTGGTAATCATAAAGATCTATTCGAGCTTCTAAACAGTGCTATACTTGATAACAACCTCAGTTCCGTAAAAGAAGGAGGATTTATCAATCCAAAATATGATCAAGAATTATCCGAATTATATTATATATTGAACAACAGTAACAAGTTGGTAACTAAGCTCCGTGAGTCTTATCGCGACCTAACTGGCATTGCTGCACTCAAAATATTACACAACAATATACTTGGTTACTACGTTGAAGTGTCGGCAAATCACAAAATAACTTCGGATATATTTATTCATAGGCAAAGCTTAGCAAATAGCATGCGCTATACTACTAATGAATTGAAAGAACTAGAAAATAAAATTCTTACGGCACGTGATGCTGCAATCGGCTTAGAAGTGAAAATTTTTAGTGAACTATGTAGTAAAGTCGCTAAAGAATCTGAAAAAATTGCTCTTACTGCAAATGCTTTGGCAAAACTTGATATTAGAGCCACGTTTGCGGAGCTTGCAGTGCAAAATAATTACGTAAAACCCATTATCGATGACAGTAAAGAGTTCAATATCTGTAGTGGAAGACATCCAGTGGTTGAAGTTAACGATAAATTCATTTCAAATAGCATCAATTTAGCTGGTATACATCTAATTACTGGGCCTAATATGGCGGGAAAAAGCACTTTTTTGAGGCAAAACGCTCTCATTGCAGTTTTAGCTCACATGGGGTCATTTGTGCCAGCAGAGAGTGCGCATATAGGAGTGATTGACAAGATATTTAGCAGGGTTGGTGCAACAGATAATATAACAGCTGGTTATTCTACCTTCATGGTAGAGATGATCGAAACAGCAACGATAGTAAATCAGGCAACAGATCGTTCCTTGGTGATACTTGATGAAATTGGTAGGGGCACAGGGGTATATGATGGATTATCTATTGCACAGGCGGTGATTGAACACATTCACAACATAAATAAGTGCCGCGCCATTTTTGCAACTCATTATCATGAATTGACTAAAGTAGGTGAATACTTAGAAGATGTGAAATGTTTTTGTATGAAAATAAAAGAATGGAAAGGAGAAGTCATCTTTTTACATGAAGTAATTGAAGGCATTGCAGATGAGTCATATGGAATACATGTAGCAAAACTTGCTGGTTTTCCTGATTCTGTTTTAAACAGAGCAAGAGAAGTATTTGAGGAGCTAAAGGCTTGA
- a CDS encoding ankyrin repeat domain-containing protein, with protein MNPEELQKILAENKKKDSVLKKLLRAVKENDLEKVKSIFEKNSSIIKDVVAEINSQNGTNLLGYAVDSKMAKYLIEKGISFSAAVTKAVRRRDLESVKSICQVSSLIAKDELQQNPEPLQSATYDHKFNDKIARYLIEQGANPNATDHLGRYLLHLQIAKSNFKGAKALIENGVDVNLINQGVKSYQTLIMGGSELKGETALNFAIRIYYKHKDIDNQKSDETLKFISYLIEQKANLNIKDCNEMVPLDIAIFHNSPKIVELLIKAGADLNVGREKAEGVLKYAITEGHIDIGKAAIRYILEHDSHWLTTSNKPDLLNDQQELSNYWDEYKAQVKELHDIVGDRIYLTGDRSTRPIMRTVSGFLDHESRKNLVKSSFISSAEAPENFCPRKLAVISVAAITCALALYFLAPLIIGSSAGIGTQLALGAVGAVVGGGIGILTNVAIDQCYVNSATQKAD; from the coding sequence ATGAATCCTGAAGAACTACAGAAAATTCTAGCTGAAAATAAGAAGAAAGATTCTGTATTAAAAAAGCTTCTTAGAGCTGTTAAGGAGAATGACTTAGAAAAAGTAAAATCAATTTTTGAGAAAAACAGCTCTATTATTAAAGATGTTGTTGCTGAGATTAATTCCCAAAATGGTACAAATTTATTAGGTTATGCTGTTGATAGTAAAATGGCCAAATATCTAATAGAAAAGGGTATAAGCTTTAGCGCTGCAGTCACAAAGGCAGTTCGAAGAAGAGATTTAGAGTCAGTAAAATCAATCTGTCAGGTGAGTAGCTTAATAGCTAAAGATGAGTTACAGCAAAATCCTGAGCCACTACAATCTGCAACTTATGATCACAAATTTAATGATAAAATTGCAAGGTATTTGATTGAACAAGGTGCAAATCCTAATGCAACTGATCATCTTGGTCGTTACTTACTTCATCTGCAAATTGCAAAAAGCAATTTCAAAGGAGCTAAGGCTTTAATAGAAAACGGCGTGGATGTTAACTTAATAAATCAAGGGGTAAAAAGCTATCAGACATTAATTATGGGTGGTAGTGAGTTGAAGGGTGAAACTGCGTTGAATTTTGCAATTAGAATATATTACAAACATAAAGACATAGACAATCAAAAATCTGATGAAACCTTAAAATTTATAAGTTATTTAATAGAACAAAAAGCAAACTTAAATATTAAAGATTGTAATGAGATGGTCCCTTTAGATATTGCTATATTTCATAATTCTCCAAAGATAGTAGAATTATTGATAAAAGCTGGTGCTGATCTTAATGTTGGAAGGGAAAAAGCAGAAGGTGTTTTAAAGTATGCAATTACTGAAGGGCATATAGATATAGGGAAAGCTGCAATTAGATATATTTTGGAACATGACTCACACTGGTTAACAACTTCAAATAAACCAGATCTTCTCAATGACCAACAAGAGTTATCAAACTATTGGGATGAATATAAAGCTCAAGTTAAAGAGCTTCATGATATAGTGGGAGATAGAATTTACTTGACTGGTGACCGCTCTACCCGTCCTATAATGAGAACAGTGAGTGGCTTTTTAGATCATGAAAGTAGAAAAAATCTAGTAAAATCATCATTCATATCTAGTGCTGAGGCACCAGAAAATTTTTGTCCGAGAAAGCTGGCTGTTATAAGTGTAGCTGCAATAACTTGCGCTTTAGCATTATATTTTCTTGCTCCATTAATCATTGGGTCTTCTGCTGGAATTGGTACTCAACTAGCATTAGGAGCTGTAGGTGCAGTTGTAGGTGGTGGAATTGGAATCTTGACCAATGTGGCAATAGATCAATGCTACGTTAATTCAGCTACTCAGAAAGCTGACTAA
- the aspS gene encoding aspartate--tRNA ligase gives MNCYKTHACNELRKNDVEKEVTLCGWLYRKRDHGNLIFVDLRDFYGITQLVFNNDKDFFDEISNLKSESVITVTGTVKARTEDTVNSSIYTGEIEVIVSNLQVESEVEFHCDEEIAKEERSILASIAGEQEYPENMRFKYRFLDLRREKVRNNIILRSQIISELRRLMIEQGFLEIQTPILTASSPEGARDYLVPSRLNPGKFYALPQAPQIFKQLLMVSGFDKYFQIAPCFRDEDARADRSPGEFYQLDLEMSFVTQEDIFQVIESTLYKVFAKFSRKSVDKDFPRITYKEAMLKYGSDKPDLRNPLLISDVTEIFRDSEFNIFKSNIERGMVVRAIPAPKTAEEPRSFFDKKIEHAQKEFGAKGLGYITFDKDGIAKGPIAKFLDDNRLNSIKEITNIEPGDSVFFASDKENEAAIIAGKVRILLGSELGLIDDNIFKFCWVIDFPYFAYDDKSKKIDFFHNPFSMPHGGLKDLEEKNPLDILAYQYDLVCNGIELSSGAIRNNKLDIMYRAFAIAGYSKEEVDTKFGALVRAFRFGVPPHGGIAPGVDRMVMLLADEPSIREVICFPMNQQGEDVLMGAPSKVEDKHLRELSLKVVE, from the coding sequence ATGAACTGCTATAAAACTCACGCGTGTAATGAATTAAGGAAGAATGATGTAGAAAAGGAAGTTACTCTCTGTGGGTGGCTGTACCGTAAACGTGACCATGGTAACCTAATCTTTGTTGATTTAAGAGATTTTTATGGAATTACTCAACTGGTATTCAATAATGACAAAGACTTTTTTGATGAAATTTCAAATTTAAAATCAGAGAGTGTGATTACTGTCACAGGAACAGTCAAAGCTAGAACTGAAGATACGGTAAACAGCTCTATTTACACAGGAGAAATTGAAGTTATAGTTAGTAATTTACAAGTTGAATCGGAAGTTGAGTTCCACTGTGATGAAGAAATAGCAAAAGAAGAAAGGAGTATATTAGCAAGTATCGCCGGCGAGCAAGAATACCCAGAAAACATGAGATTTAAATACCGTTTTCTTGATTTAAGACGTGAAAAGGTTCGTAATAACATTATTCTGCGTTCACAGATCATTTCAGAGCTCAGGAGGCTCATGATAGAGCAAGGATTTTTGGAAATTCAAACTCCAATACTTACTGCCTCTTCTCCTGAAGGTGCACGTGACTACTTAGTGCCAAGCAGACTAAATCCTGGTAAATTCTATGCATTACCACAAGCTCCACAGATTTTTAAGCAGTTGCTTATGGTTTCAGGGTTTGATAAATATTTTCAAATTGCACCTTGTTTTCGTGATGAGGATGCAAGGGCTGACCGTTCTCCTGGGGAGTTTTATCAGCTCGACCTTGAAATGTCTTTTGTGACTCAAGAAGATATATTTCAGGTTATTGAATCTACTTTATATAAAGTGTTCGCGAAATTTTCTCGCAAGTCTGTCGATAAAGATTTTCCACGTATTACATACAAAGAAGCAATGCTCAAATATGGATCTGATAAGCCAGATTTGCGTAATCCATTATTAATTAGCGATGTAACAGAAATTTTCCGTGATTCAGAGTTCAATATTTTCAAAAGCAATATTGAACGCGGTATGGTAGTGAGAGCCATTCCTGCTCCTAAAACAGCAGAGGAACCTCGTAGCTTTTTTGATAAAAAAATAGAACATGCACAAAAGGAATTCGGTGCTAAAGGTCTTGGATATATAACGTTCGATAAAGATGGAATTGCAAAAGGACCAATTGCTAAATTCCTTGATGACAATAGGTTAAATTCCATAAAAGAAATAACAAATATAGAACCTGGAGATAGTGTATTTTTTGCTTCTGATAAGGAAAATGAAGCAGCAATAATTGCAGGGAAAGTGCGTATTCTTTTGGGATCAGAACTAGGTCTTATAGATGACAATATCTTCAAATTCTGTTGGGTGATTGATTTTCCTTACTTTGCGTATGACGATAAAAGTAAAAAAATTGATTTCTTTCATAATCCATTTTCTATGCCACATGGTGGCTTGAAAGATTTAGAAGAAAAGAATCCACTGGATATCCTTGCTTACCAATATGATCTTGTTTGCAATGGAATAGAGCTGTCAAGTGGAGCAATTCGTAATAACAAACTAGATATTATGTACAGAGCTTTTGCCATTGCAGGCTACAGTAAAGAAGAAGTTGATACAAAATTTGGTGCGCTTGTGCGTGCATTTAGGTTTGGAGTGCCACCTCATGGTGGAATAGCACCAGGAGTTGATAGAATGGTTATGCTACTTGCTGATGAGCCTAGTATTCGTGAAGTAATCTGTTTTCCTATGAATCAGCAAGGTGAAGATGTTCTAATGGGTGCTCCTTCTAAAGTAGAGGATAAGCATTTACGTGAGTTGTCTTTAAAGGTTGTTGAATAA
- a CDS encoding glycoside hydrolase family 25 protein, whose product MSEKGIDVSHWNGEIDWSKVAKDGVRFAFAKATEGETSQDTKFGQNFQSMKDNNVQAGAYHVFRMTSTPEGQLNNIVNELKKANFEPGTNKLAVSATTGICEGRTTKCDDPTKHTNTQRAEKLHSLLTQLNEKGYSPIVYASPKTWNDYYTQEEHNFSHYPLWVADWRGRSEPELPKDWKDAGKNYTYWNYTSQGEVDGTEGQVPLDQTF is encoded by the coding sequence ATGAGTGAAAAAGGTATAGACGTATCTCATTGGAATGGAGAGATTGATTGGTCGAAAGTTGCAAAGGATGGGGTAAGGTTTGCATTTGCCAAAGCAACTGAGGGAGAAACTTCTCAAGACACTAAATTTGGACAAAATTTTCAAAGTATGAAAGATAATAATGTGCAAGCTGGGGCATATCACGTATTTAGGATGACCTCAACACCTGAAGGTCAGTTGAATAACATAGTTAACGAACTTAAAAAAGCTAATTTTGAGCCAGGTACAAATAAGTTAGCTGTTAGTGCTACAACTGGTATTTGCGAAGGAAGAACAACAAAATGTGATGATCCTACAAAACACACTAACACACAGAGAGCCGAAAAACTTCATTCTTTATTGACTCAATTGAATGAAAAAGGATACAGTCCAATTGTATATGCTTCACCAAAAACGTGGAATGATTACTATACACAAGAAGAACATAATTTTTCTCACTACCCATTATGGGTTGCTGATTGGAGAGGAAGATCGGAGCCTGAATTACCTAAAGATTGGAAGGATGCGGGTAAAAACTATACTTATTGGAATTACACCTCTCAAGGAGAAGTAGACGGAACAGAGGGCCAAGTCCCGCTAGACCAAACGTTTTGA
- a CDS encoding MFS transporter has product MNNIQKAILSSIICNMIIWYEITLFGVLTHIISNVFFPSESDYLSTIKFLGSFAIGFGFRPLGAFIFGYIGDKYGRRKILLTSVILASISSTTIAIIPSFKEIGIFSPILLLLCRITQGMAAGGETSINSAFLIEHSSDKKNLGFLGSMKAFSGALGSILCFVMIAICKKFTGESYEIWGWRLPFYFCSIMGVIGFLIRYIMEESLAYKTHDQNKSLSSSPFFELIKTYKKAFILAIGLGIAQNAIVYSVIMFYNISVKELTFSGIDIKNLVRIMVEITFGTSAVLFAILSDKIGRKNVIIPTLVTLACVSLPVLSLLSYDNHYIITFTFLLMSIPIGASFGIYNSLACELFPTKVRCTGFSLAHNISAGIFGGLSPSICMWLIEKTETKLAAGIYLTVCALISLISVLQIKAKDKKIDW; this is encoded by the coding sequence ATGAACAATATTCAAAAAGCAATACTATCAAGCATAATCTGCAATATGATTATATGGTATGAAATAACTCTGTTTGGAGTTTTAACGCATATAATAAGCAACGTTTTTTTTCCTTCAGAAAGTGATTATTTAAGCACAATCAAATTTCTTGGCAGTTTTGCAATTGGATTTGGATTTAGACCACTTGGTGCATTTATTTTTGGTTACATTGGAGATAAATACGGCAGAAGGAAAATTTTGCTGACTTCCGTAATATTAGCTTCGATATCATCTACTACAATTGCGATTATACCAAGCTTTAAAGAAATAGGAATATTTTCTCCTATATTGCTTCTGCTTTGTAGAATAACACAAGGAATGGCAGCAGGTGGAGAAACAAGTATCAATTCAGCTTTTTTAATAGAGCATTCAAGCGATAAAAAAAATCTAGGCTTTTTAGGTAGCATGAAAGCTTTTAGTGGTGCTCTTGGTTCTATTCTATGCTTTGTAATGATAGCTATTTGCAAAAAGTTTACAGGTGAAAGTTATGAAATTTGGGGCTGGAGGCTGCCCTTCTATTTTTGCTCTATTATGGGTGTAATAGGCTTTTTAATAAGATACATAATGGAAGAGAGTTTAGCGTACAAAACTCATGACCAAAATAAAAGCTTATCTAGTTCTCCATTTTTTGAACTAATCAAAACCTACAAAAAAGCATTTATATTAGCAATTGGACTTGGTATTGCCCAAAATGCAATCGTTTATTCGGTAATTATGTTTTATAACATATCTGTCAAAGAACTTACCTTCTCAGGCATTGATATTAAAAATCTAGTAAGGATCATGGTTGAAATCACATTTGGAACGTCTGCAGTGCTGTTTGCAATACTTTCTGATAAAATTGGAAGAAAAAATGTGATAATTCCTACATTAGTAACTTTAGCTTGTGTTAGCTTGCCGGTACTTTCGCTATTATCATATGATAATCACTATATTATAACATTCACTTTTCTGTTGATGAGCATACCGATAGGTGCATCTTTTGGAATATATAATTCTCTTGCCTGCGAGTTATTTCCAACGAAAGTTAGATGCACTGGCTTCAGCTTAGCTCATAACATATCAGCAGGTATTTTTGGTGGCCTTTCTCCATCGATATGCATGTGGCTTATAGAAAAAACTGAAACAAAACTTGCAGCAGGGATTTACCTTACTGTTTGTGCATTGATTAGCCTAATATCTGTACTTCAAATTAAAGCCAAAGACAAAAAAATTGATTGGTGA
- a CDS encoding RluA family pseudouridine synthase gives MSEGIKTILVEDNNVRLDRYIRRIFPNLKQSAIEKSLRKGLIKVDNCTAKSSDRVSSGQAIMIRYLDYIENTNSDCKYNEKLVNLLRENILYEDEYILAINKPAGVIVQGGIKVKISISDLLDQIREREIFKIVHRLDRDTSGVIIFARNASVARYLMEEFKGRRIKKTYLALTSGIPSKDNGTIDYPLVKKYISGQERVVIDEDSLQNATTHFSIVSGLKHNVAYLKLQPITGRTHQLRVHLAHINCPILGDGKYGGKKAFIDGVANQIHLHSYSLSLKLPNNKEVTITAPVPKHIEKSIEALSFD, from the coding sequence ATGTCAGAAGGTATCAAAACTATATTAGTAGAAGACAATAACGTTAGGCTCGATAGGTACATCAGAAGAATTTTTCCCAATTTGAAACAATCTGCAATTGAGAAGTCTTTAAGGAAAGGATTAATCAAGGTTGATAATTGCACGGCAAAATCCAGCGATAGGGTAAGCTCTGGGCAAGCTATAATGATAAGATACTTAGACTATATTGAGAACACTAATTCTGACTGCAAATATAATGAAAAGTTAGTGAATCTACTAAGAGAGAACATATTATATGAAGACGAATATATACTAGCTATAAACAAACCCGCAGGGGTCATTGTTCAAGGCGGCATAAAGGTAAAAATTAGCATTAGTGATTTACTTGACCAAATAAGAGAGAGAGAAATATTTAAAATTGTTCATAGGCTGGATAGGGATACAAGCGGAGTAATAATATTCGCACGCAATGCTAGCGTTGCAAGATACCTTATGGAAGAATTTAAAGGACGGAGGATAAAAAAAACTTACCTAGCATTAACTTCTGGTATACCGAGCAAAGATAATGGAACAATAGACTATCCGTTGGTGAAAAAATATATTTCAGGACAAGAAAGAGTGGTCATTGATGAAGACTCACTACAGAATGCCACTACACACTTTTCAATTGTGTCAGGGCTAAAACACAATGTCGCTTATCTAAAATTACAACCAATTACTGGTAGAACCCATCAGTTACGTGTACATTTAGCTCATATAAATTGCCCTATTCTTGGTGACGGTAAATATGGCGGTAAAAAAGCTTTTATTGATGGAGTAGCAAATCAGATTCACCTGCATTCATATTCTTTGTCTTTAAAATTGCCAAATAATAAAGAAGTCACTATTACTGCTCCTGTCCCTAAACATATCGAAAAATCTATTGAAGCGCTATCTTTTGACTGA
- a CDS encoding ankyrin repeat domain-containing protein produces MYKEWKKAKFDVNYWFEIDCLHERFSYTLLYLAIDFKLSNLINAMLKVKGIDINAPGPFSEWTALHWAVEDRNTEVARKLIEKGANVNQLDSSQRTTLYQPAVNGDIEITKILVMNKVNPNVEDLMNLTALYEAARNGHKEVVRFLMNNGADVKKNGALKLTPLHIAVANVDRAMVDCIIKNDKNIDKNIEIVDVFGWTPVYWAATKNDISILEALLKCISEHGADVNLEDNLIGRSPLHIAATNGNVEAVELLIKYGANVNHKDAWGWTPFNCAATKGNRKVMYYLIAHGASIETNDPQKILLSICPYNYLEAVTTMIQLGIWKDVMKLMGAEFLRCAAGHGDTLMVHALLEAGVNANAGDDLGSTALHKAAKYNHPEVVKILILYRANVNAQNDLGESPLTYAVERRNWIVVITLLCYGANPSLPDNCYETVRDLAKRQGISNLLVEAEQRALAILTQLDLESSILRNTALMTVQHIASHMLREIELHLSINFERMIRDQANQIEQLQYNAKLNEKGVALITDRIKCVQLGTNTKACPAEMDGVKEQILHSPFRWSYRTKNVNVGRVTSLANGIECMKLGPNTEACPGPSIKEPNTHLSMIEKLSLLPLYSAVGKYEAVINS; encoded by the coding sequence GTGTATAAAGAGTGGAAGAAAGCCAAATTTGATGTAAATTATTGGTTTGAAATAGATTGTTTGCATGAACGCTTTTCATACACGTTATTATATTTAGCTATTGATTTTAAGCTGAGCAATTTAATAAATGCTATGCTTAAAGTAAAAGGAATCGATATTAATGCACCAGGTCCGTTTTCCGAATGGACTGCTTTACATTGGGCTGTTGAAGATAGGAACACAGAAGTAGCACGCAAGCTAATAGAAAAAGGGGCAAATGTTAATCAGTTGGATTCATCTCAACGGACTACTTTATATCAGCCAGCTGTAAATGGCGATATAGAAATAACAAAAATCTTAGTAATGAATAAGGTAAATCCTAATGTGGAAGATCTGATGAACTTGACTGCTTTATATGAAGCTGCCAGGAATGGCCATAAAGAAGTAGTAAGGTTCTTAATGAATAATGGAGCAGATGTTAAGAAGAATGGGGCGCTTAAACTTACTCCTTTACATATTGCTGTTGCAAATGTTGATAGAGCAATGGTGGATTGTATAATAAAAAACGACAAGAATATTGACAAAAATATTGAGATAGTAGATGTATTTGGATGGACTCCTGTATATTGGGCTGCTACAAAGAACGATATTTCAATATTAGAAGCCCTATTAAAGTGCATATCAGAACATGGAGCAGATGTTAATCTAGAGGATAATTTAATTGGACGATCTCCCTTACATATTGCTGCTACGAATGGTAATGTGGAAGCAGTAGAGCTCTTAATAAAATATGGAGCAAATGTTAACCATAAGGATGCATGGGGATGGACTCCTTTTAATTGTGCTGCTACAAAAGGCAATAGAAAAGTAATGTATTATCTAATAGCCCATGGAGCAAGTATTGAGACGAATGATCCACAGAAAATATTACTTTCTATTTGTCCATATAATTATCTAGAAGCAGTAACTACTATGATACAACTTGGAATATGGAAGGATGTGATGAAATTGATGGGAGCTGAGTTTTTACGTTGTGCTGCCGGACATGGTGATACACTAATGGTACATGCTCTATTAGAAGCTGGAGTAAATGCTAATGCAGGTGATGATTTAGGATCAACTGCTTTACATAAAGCTGCCAAGTATAACCATCCGGAAGTAGTAAAGATCTTAATTTTATATAGAGCAAATGTTAATGCGCAGAATGACTTAGGGGAATCTCCTTTAACTTATGCTGTCGAACGTAGAAACTGGATAGTAGTAATAACCTTACTATGCTATGGCGCAAATCCTTCATTGCCTGATAATTGTTATGAAACTGTAAGAGATTTAGCTAAACGTCAAGGTATAAGTAATCTTCTAGTGGAAGCAGAACAAAGAGCACTAGCTATACTTACACAGCTTGACTTAGAATCAAGTATACTCAGAAACACAGCATTAATGACAGTGCAACACATAGCATCACATATGTTGAGAGAAATAGAATTACATCTATCTATCAACTTTGAACGTATGATAAGAGATCAAGCTAATCAAATTGAACAATTACAGTATAACGCTAAACTTAATGAAAAAGGAGTAGCACTTATAACTGACCGCATTAAATGTGTGCAGTTAGGGACTAACACTAAAGCGTGTCCAGCTGAAATGGATGGAGTAAAAGAACAAATATTACATAGTCCTTTCAGGTGGTCATATCGCACTAAAAATGTTAATGTAGGAAGAGTAACATCTTTAGCTAACGGCATTGAGTGTATGAAGTTAGGGCCTAACACTGAAGCGTGTCCAGGCCCTAGTATTAAAGAGCCTAATACTCACCTCTCTATGATCGAGAAACTATCATTGTTACCACTTTACTCAGCTGTAGGAAAATATGAAGCTGTTATAAATAGTTAA